In the Scylla paramamosain isolate STU-SP2022 chromosome 14, ASM3559412v1, whole genome shotgun sequence genome, one interval contains:
- the LOC135107055 gene encoding uncharacterized protein LOC135107055 isoform X1, with the protein MGYLACPVCERESLANVSDLQLRVATALTRPLTCPICSASVSGLQAFHHHLGAHLHPQHNACSSPGTPPVAPGTVIYPPVSSPENIPNLENLDINDGGGCGSSPARPQSEAAVEKSSSTDCSVSQAHNCDLCGLVFSSEHFLKIHKDIIHSKKCCFDVTCKLCRKKFKDFETYRNHVREEHSERRYMCEHCPKTFKMKGSLLVHTRMFHDPSSPGTCHVCNKTFTTRARRELHEKRYHSHHTEHLNHGKASPISALNKSQKTKTSSLGDAKNWLETLMNENKTAGEEAVSPNEAAAHQHHHVPHQSPPPPPSPVSPYTSHATKQQQQQQQQQQQQQQQQQQQQQQQQQQQQQQQQQQQQQQQHQQQQQQQQQPDINMIPESHSGQHFISQQSNPSPHQRTEQAEVKEYHYHHQQQLRHIQQATFETHIHPAKLSAKELEGQHAWGQEVQVQSYVTLQEKALPQQKPQSDLYFAPYKTNIVFPCQMLQQNLGRSRIIEYSDMKEEKKLPIPPYSTASENTSTSRVVGNSHTQSSPVAVVSPQPHKAETPPTENMDVVQTHAETRRTSLPHAVHANFNKLQSPPQNDSTTRQTSTSYANELTVNTPGGTSGGGNVNSANLGLVYQNIMPNLTPQTIINHKSGIRASSQLLPANLCQTDKKGQTVDSSVQVTETQKGVSTCEVRPLVTGQQETTRPNPPPATVTKKDGRGSESNKQWECDVCKKSFTTKYFLKKHKRLHTGETPYACAECGKTFTFQQSYHKHVLYHSDDKPHRCSYCGRSFKEMSTLHNHVRIHTGEKPFVCETCGKAFRQRVSYLVHQRIHTGVMPYTCEVCHRSFRYKVSLRSHKCEPSVASSSGANKDTVDAVHTSPPASVPPAPPTPVTPTHSSLPAPTPPTVEMVPAGCVGGQQDPSQGGPRCRPPLETIDAAAISCEGTTHHEEKRAPHRSRGGRGGGGAQDPLSMAFLHALVDPHPGRPPPQQDPSLPFPSLSPGAIDADMDHDSFLTNLLM; encoded by the exons ATGGGGTACTTGGCCTGCCCAGTGTGTGAGCGCGAGTCGCTTGCCAACGTGAGCGACTTGCAGCTGCGAGTTGCCACGGCTCTCACCCGCCCACTGACGTGCCCTATCTGCAGCGCCTCCGTCAGTGGTCTGCaggccttccatcaccacctaGGAGCTCATCTGCACCCTCAACACAATGCTTGTTCAAGTCCTGGCACGCCTCCCGTGGCTCCTGGGACTGTCATTTACCCACCCGTCAGTTCTCCAGAGAATATTCCAAATCTAGAAAATTTAGACATAAATGACGGTGGAGGGTGTGGTTCAAGTCCAGCCAGACCTCAGAGCGAGGCGGCGGTGGAAAAGTCCTCCTCGACAGACTGTAGTGTTAGTCAAGCCCATAACTGTGACCTTTGTGGGCTTGTGTTTTCCTCAGAACACTTCCTTAAAATCCATAAAGATATTATTCACTCTAAGAAATGCTGTTTTGACGTTACATGTAAACTGTgcagaaaaaaattcaaagacTTTGAAACGTACCGTAATCATGTGCGGGAGGAACACAGTGAGAGAAGATACATGTGTGAACATTGTCCCAAAACGTTCAAGATGAAAGGGAGCCTGCTGGTCCACACCCGCATGTTTCACGACCCATCGTCTCCCGGCACCTGCCACGTGTGCAACAAGACTTTTACCACCAGGGCCAGGAGAGAACTGCACGAAAAGCGTTACCACAGCCACCATACCGAGCACTTAAACCATGGTAAAGCATCTCCCATTTCGGCACTGAATAAATCTCAGAAAACTAAAACTTCTAGTCTTGGAGACGCCAAAAATTGGCTAGAAACACTCATGAATGAGAACAAGACTGCAGGAGAGGAAGCTGTCTCACCAAATGAAGCAGCagcacaccagcaccaccatgtGCCCCACCagtccccgccgccgccgccgtcacctGTGTCGCCTTACACTTCTCACGCcacgaagcagcagcagcagcagcagcagcagcagcagcaacagcagcagcagcagcagcagcagcaacaacaacaacaacaacagcagcagcagcagcagcagcagcagcagcagcagcagcagcaccagcagcagcagcagcaacagcagcagccagaCATTAATATGATTCCTGAAAGCCATTCGGGACAACACTTCATAAGTCAGCAATCGAATCCCAGTCCTCATCAAAGGACGGAACAAGCAGAGGTTAAGGagtatcactatcaccatcagcaACAGTTGCGTCACATTCAACAGGCTACTTTTGAGACTCACATTCACCCTGCCAAGCTGTCAGCAAAGGAGCTTGAGGGTCAACACGCGTGGGGGCAGGAGGTACAGGTGCAATCATACGTTACTTTGCAAGAGAAAGCTTTGCCTCAGCAGAAACCTCAGTCTGATTTGTATTTCGCCCCATACAAAACTAATATTGTATTTCCATGCCAGATGCTTCAGCAGAATCTCGGTCGTTCACGCATCATCGAATATAGCgacatgaaggaagaaaagaaacttccTATCCCCCCATACAGCACAGCGTCAGAAAATACCTCGACAAGTCGCGTGGTAGGGAACAGCCACACTCAGAGCAGTCCTGTGGCTGTTGTGTCGCCTCAGCCTCACAAAGCTGAAACCCCGCCAACGGAGAACATGGATGTAGTGCAAACCCACGCTGAAACCAGAAGGACCAGTTTACCCCATGCAGTCCATGCTAATTTCAACAAGTTGCAGAGTCCTCCTCAGAATGATTCAACGACGCGACAGACCTCCACCAGCTACGCAAATGAACTCACGGTGAACACCCCAGGAGGAACCAGTGGAGGTGGAAATGTCAATAGTGCCAATTTAGGCCTAGTTTATCAAAATATCATGCCTAACCTGACTCCGCAAACTATCATCAACCACAAGTCAGGAATACGTGCATCTTCTCAGCTGCTACCTGCTAACCTCTGTCAGACGGACAAGAAAGGACAGACGGTTGACAGTAGCGTTCAAGTGACGGAGACGCAGAAGGGGGTTTCGACGTGCGAAGTCCGACCCTTGGTAACAGGACAGCAGGAGACAACGAGGCCCAATCCTCCGCCTGCAACCGTCACCAAGAAG GACGGCAGAGGGTCGGAGAGCAACAAACAGTGGGAATGTGATGTCTGTAAAAAGTCCTTCACTACCAAATACTTTCTCAAGAAACATAAACGACTTCACACAG GGGAGACGCCGTACGCGTGTGCGGAGTGTGGCAAGACCTTCACCTTCCAGCAGAGCTACCACAAGCACGTGCTCTACCACTCGGACGACAAGCCGCACCGCTGCTCCTACTGTGGGCGATCCTTCAAGGAGATGTCTACCCTGCACAACCACGTCCGCATCCACACCGGCGAGAAGCCCTTCGTGTGTGAGACCTGCG GGAAGGCGTTCCGTCAGCGCGTATCTTACCTGGTTCACCAGAGGATCCACACCGGCGTGATGCCGTACACCTGTGAGGTGTGCCACAGGTCTTTCCGGTACAAG GTGAGTCTTCGCTCCCACAAGTGTGAACCAAGTGTCGCCTCCTCATCCGGAGCCAACAAGGACACCGTGGACGCCGTGCACACCAGCCCGCCCGCGTCTGTCCCGCCTGCCCCGCCTACACCAGTCACGCCCACGCACTCCTCGCTTCCTGCTCCCACTCCACCCACG GTGGAGATGGTTCCCGCCGGGTGTGTGGGCGGCCAGCAGGACCCAAGCCAGGGCGGCCCCAGGTGTCGTCCTCCCCTTGAGACCATTGACGCGGCCGCCATCTCCTGCGAGGGAACAACTCACCACGAAGAGAAGCGAGCCCCACATCGGTCTCGTGGCGGGCGGGGCGGTGGCGGTGCTCAGGATCCTCTTTCCATGGCCTTCCTACACGCCCTTGTGGATCCGCATCCTGGACGCCCCCCGCCCCAGCAGGacccatccctccccttcccgaGCCTCTCACCGGGAGCTATCGACGCGGACATGGACCATGATAGTTTCCTTACCAATCTTTTAATGTAA
- the LOC135107055 gene encoding zinc finger protein 853-like isoform X2: protein MGYLACPVCERESLANVSDLQLRVATALTRPLTCPICSASVSGLQAFHHHLGAHLHPQHNACSSPGTPPVAPGTVIYPPVSSPENIPNLENLDINDGGGCGSSPARPQSEAAVEKSSSTDCSVSQAHNCDLCGLVFSSEHFLKIHKDIIHSKKCCFDVTCKLCRKKFKDFETYRNHVREEHSERRYMCEHCPKTFKMKGSLLVHTRMFHDPSSPGTCHVCNKTFTTRARRELHEKRYHSHHTEHLNHGKASPISALNKSQKTKTSSLGDAKNWLETLMNENKTAGEEAVSPNEAAAHQHHHVPHQSPPPPPSPVSPYTSHATKQQQQQQQQQQQQQQQQQQQQQQQQQQQQQQQQQQQQQQQHQQQQQQQQQPDINMIPESHSGQHFISQQSNPSPHQRTEQAEVKEYHYHHQQQLRHIQQATFETHIHPAKLSAKELEGQHAWGQEVQVQSYVTLQEKALPQQKPQSDLYFAPYKTNIVFPCQMLQQNLGRSRIIEYSDMKEEKKLPIPPYSTASENTSTSRVVGNSHTQSSPVAVVSPQPHKAETPPTENMDVVQTHAETRRTSLPHAVHANFNKLQSPPQNDSTTRQTSTSYANELTVNTPGGTSGGGNVNSANLGLVYQNIMPNLTPQTIINHKSGIRASSQLLPANLCQTDKKGQTVDSSVQVTETQKGVSTCEVRPLVTGQQETTRPNPPPATVTKKDGRGSESNKQWECDVCKKSFTTKYFLKKHKRLHTGKAFRQRVSYLVHQRIHTGVMPYTCEVCHRSFRYKVSLRSHKCEPSVASSSGANKDTVDAVHTSPPASVPPAPPTPVTPTHSSLPAPTPPTVEMVPAGCVGGQQDPSQGGPRCRPPLETIDAAAISCEGTTHHEEKRAPHRSRGGRGGGGAQDPLSMAFLHALVDPHPGRPPPQQDPSLPFPSLSPGAIDADMDHDSFLTNLLM from the exons ATGGGGTACTTGGCCTGCCCAGTGTGTGAGCGCGAGTCGCTTGCCAACGTGAGCGACTTGCAGCTGCGAGTTGCCACGGCTCTCACCCGCCCACTGACGTGCCCTATCTGCAGCGCCTCCGTCAGTGGTCTGCaggccttccatcaccacctaGGAGCTCATCTGCACCCTCAACACAATGCTTGTTCAAGTCCTGGCACGCCTCCCGTGGCTCCTGGGACTGTCATTTACCCACCCGTCAGTTCTCCAGAGAATATTCCAAATCTAGAAAATTTAGACATAAATGACGGTGGAGGGTGTGGTTCAAGTCCAGCCAGACCTCAGAGCGAGGCGGCGGTGGAAAAGTCCTCCTCGACAGACTGTAGTGTTAGTCAAGCCCATAACTGTGACCTTTGTGGGCTTGTGTTTTCCTCAGAACACTTCCTTAAAATCCATAAAGATATTATTCACTCTAAGAAATGCTGTTTTGACGTTACATGTAAACTGTgcagaaaaaaattcaaagacTTTGAAACGTACCGTAATCATGTGCGGGAGGAACACAGTGAGAGAAGATACATGTGTGAACATTGTCCCAAAACGTTCAAGATGAAAGGGAGCCTGCTGGTCCACACCCGCATGTTTCACGACCCATCGTCTCCCGGCACCTGCCACGTGTGCAACAAGACTTTTACCACCAGGGCCAGGAGAGAACTGCACGAAAAGCGTTACCACAGCCACCATACCGAGCACTTAAACCATGGTAAAGCATCTCCCATTTCGGCACTGAATAAATCTCAGAAAACTAAAACTTCTAGTCTTGGAGACGCCAAAAATTGGCTAGAAACACTCATGAATGAGAACAAGACTGCAGGAGAGGAAGCTGTCTCACCAAATGAAGCAGCagcacaccagcaccaccatgtGCCCCACCagtccccgccgccgccgccgtcacctGTGTCGCCTTACACTTCTCACGCcacgaagcagcagcagcagcagcagcagcagcagcagcaacagcagcagcagcagcagcagcagcaacaacaacaacaacaacagcagcagcagcagcagcagcagcagcagcagcagcagcagcaccagcagcagcagcagcaacagcagcagccagaCATTAATATGATTCCTGAAAGCCATTCGGGACAACACTTCATAAGTCAGCAATCGAATCCCAGTCCTCATCAAAGGACGGAACAAGCAGAGGTTAAGGagtatcactatcaccatcagcaACAGTTGCGTCACATTCAACAGGCTACTTTTGAGACTCACATTCACCCTGCCAAGCTGTCAGCAAAGGAGCTTGAGGGTCAACACGCGTGGGGGCAGGAGGTACAGGTGCAATCATACGTTACTTTGCAAGAGAAAGCTTTGCCTCAGCAGAAACCTCAGTCTGATTTGTATTTCGCCCCATACAAAACTAATATTGTATTTCCATGCCAGATGCTTCAGCAGAATCTCGGTCGTTCACGCATCATCGAATATAGCgacatgaaggaagaaaagaaacttccTATCCCCCCATACAGCACAGCGTCAGAAAATACCTCGACAAGTCGCGTGGTAGGGAACAGCCACACTCAGAGCAGTCCTGTGGCTGTTGTGTCGCCTCAGCCTCACAAAGCTGAAACCCCGCCAACGGAGAACATGGATGTAGTGCAAACCCACGCTGAAACCAGAAGGACCAGTTTACCCCATGCAGTCCATGCTAATTTCAACAAGTTGCAGAGTCCTCCTCAGAATGATTCAACGACGCGACAGACCTCCACCAGCTACGCAAATGAACTCACGGTGAACACCCCAGGAGGAACCAGTGGAGGTGGAAATGTCAATAGTGCCAATTTAGGCCTAGTTTATCAAAATATCATGCCTAACCTGACTCCGCAAACTATCATCAACCACAAGTCAGGAATACGTGCATCTTCTCAGCTGCTACCTGCTAACCTCTGTCAGACGGACAAGAAAGGACAGACGGTTGACAGTAGCGTTCAAGTGACGGAGACGCAGAAGGGGGTTTCGACGTGCGAAGTCCGACCCTTGGTAACAGGACAGCAGGAGACAACGAGGCCCAATCCTCCGCCTGCAACCGTCACCAAGAAG GACGGCAGAGGGTCGGAGAGCAACAAACAGTGGGAATGTGATGTCTGTAAAAAGTCCTTCACTACCAAATACTTTCTCAAGAAACATAAACGACTTCACACAG GGAAGGCGTTCCGTCAGCGCGTATCTTACCTGGTTCACCAGAGGATCCACACCGGCGTGATGCCGTACACCTGTGAGGTGTGCCACAGGTCTTTCCGGTACAAG GTGAGTCTTCGCTCCCACAAGTGTGAACCAAGTGTCGCCTCCTCATCCGGAGCCAACAAGGACACCGTGGACGCCGTGCACACCAGCCCGCCCGCGTCTGTCCCGCCTGCCCCGCCTACACCAGTCACGCCCACGCACTCCTCGCTTCCTGCTCCCACTCCACCCACG GTGGAGATGGTTCCCGCCGGGTGTGTGGGCGGCCAGCAGGACCCAAGCCAGGGCGGCCCCAGGTGTCGTCCTCCCCTTGAGACCATTGACGCGGCCGCCATCTCCTGCGAGGGAACAACTCACCACGAAGAGAAGCGAGCCCCACATCGGTCTCGTGGCGGGCGGGGCGGTGGCGGTGCTCAGGATCCTCTTTCCATGGCCTTCCTACACGCCCTTGTGGATCCGCATCCTGGACGCCCCCCGCCCCAGCAGGacccatccctccccttcccgaGCCTCTCACCGGGAGCTATCGACGCGGACATGGACCATGATAGTTTCCTTACCAATCTTTTAATGTAA